Proteins co-encoded in one Dehalogenimonas sp. WBC-2 genomic window:
- a CDS encoding nicotinate phosphoribosyltransferase, protein MAESSKGNAARWAKFSPSEEVLRGDSADVYFHRTIDILQKENLNPTTVMEVFPNGAGILCGVDETLALLDKVLPQDNREVWALTEGDAISPKEVALRIKAPYRSFGLYETAICGILASATGWATAARQCAEAAGKIPCISFGARHVHPYISGRMDYAAVTGGCKGCSSIEGARLAGIEPSGTMPHALIIVMGDTVKATLAFDKYIDRGVARVSLVDTFKDEAEESLRVAAALGDKLSAVRLDTPVERGRVTAELVKEVRARLDQAGHRQVGIFVSGGLTPDRIRYFIDKDAPVTGFGIGSYISGARPIDYTADIHEVDGQPIAKRGRIPGITQNTRLKQVL, encoded by the coding sequence ATGGCTGAATCATCTAAAGGCAACGCCGCAAGATGGGCGAAGTTTTCTCCCTCTGAGGAGGTGCTCCGCGGCGATTCGGCTGATGTTTATTTTCACCGCACCATCGATATCCTGCAAAAAGAAAATCTCAACCCTACCACGGTGATGGAGGTATTCCCCAACGGCGCGGGCATTCTTTGCGGTGTTGATGAGACCTTAGCCCTCCTCGACAAGGTTTTACCCCAGGATAACCGTGAAGTCTGGGCTTTGACCGAAGGCGACGCTATTTCACCAAAAGAGGTCGCACTGCGCATCAAAGCCCCATACCGCAGCTTCGGGTTGTACGAAACGGCTATCTGCGGCATCTTGGCCTCTGCCACCGGTTGGGCTACGGCCGCCCGGCAGTGCGCTGAAGCGGCAGGGAAAATCCCCTGCATCAGTTTCGGGGCGCGGCATGTCCACCCCTATATTTCCGGGCGAATGGACTACGCCGCCGTCACCGGCGGCTGCAAAGGCTGTTCCAGCATTGAGGGTGCAAGACTTGCCGGAATCGAACCATCGGGCACCATGCCTCACGCCCTGATCATCGTCATGGGAGATACAGTCAAGGCGACCCTAGCCTTCGACAAGTATATAGACAGGGGTGTAGCCAGGGTATCCTTGGTTGACACCTTCAAGGATGAAGCAGAGGAAAGCCTGCGCGTCGCCGCGGCACTGGGCGATAAACTTTCAGCCGTCCGGCTTGACACTCCGGTCGAACGCGGCCGTGTCACCGCCGAACTGGTTAAAGAAGTCCGCGCCCGGCTTGACCAGGCTGGACACCGCCAGGTGGGAATTTTCGTCAGCGGAGGTTTAACGCCCGACCGCATCAGATATTTTATCGACAAAGATGCGCCGGTGACCGGCTTCGGCATCGGCAGCTACATCTCCGGGGCAAGGCCAATCGACTATACCGCCGATATCCATGAAGTGGATGGACAACCCATTGCCAAACGCGGCAGGATACCGGGAATTACCCAGAATACCAGACTTAAGCAGGTCTTATAA
- a CDS encoding transcriptional regulator AbrB family, protein MGKETKDNESCCKNGECCRVEAVVSMDARGQVVLPKEVRDSMGLTAGEKLALVTLNRNGEPCCLVMMKADKLARGASEFLGPILNEI, encoded by the coding sequence ATGGGCAAAGAAACGAAGGACAACGAGTCTTGTTGCAAGAATGGCGAATGCTGCCGCGTGGAAGCCGTCGTCAGTATGGATGCCCGCGGCCAGGTGGTTCTCCCCAAGGAAGTCCGCGACAGCATGGGCTTAACCGCGGGAGAAAAACTAGCGTTGGTAACCCTTAACCGCAATGGTGAACCATGCTGCCTGGTGATGATGAAGGCTGATAAACTAGCCAGAGGGGCCAGTGAATTCCTGGGTCCAATCTTGAACGAAATTTAG
- a CDS encoding SAM-dependent methyltransferase (SAM-dependent methyltransferase DSY4148 (UbiE paralog)), producing MKDTEIKSYVKERYGGIARSGGGCSCGSGCCGSPRPDTVAKVIGYSEDDLAAVPDGANLGLGCGNPTAIAALKPGETVLDLGSGAGFDAFLAARQVGPGGKVIGVDMTPDMLSKAKANAVKGGITNVEFRQGEIEELPVESGTVDTVISNCVINLSPDKPKVFAEAFRVLKPGGRIAVSDIVLTEPLPDYVRNSVAAYTACVAGAILKETYLDAIKKAGFEHVVIVGENVFDLDFLDMAPKLLKEAEPLGLTEEKIQHISETIVSIRVSAVKPV from the coding sequence ATGAAAGACACTGAGATTAAGAGTTATGTCAAGGAACGCTATGGCGGTATCGCCCGTTCCGGCGGAGGGTGCAGCTGCGGATCAGGTTGCTGCGGCAGTCCCAGGCCGGACACCGTCGCCAAAGTCATTGGGTATTCGGAAGATGATCTGGCGGCGGTGCCGGACGGAGCCAACCTCGGTCTGGGCTGCGGCAATCCGACAGCTATCGCGGCCCTAAAACCCGGCGAGACTGTGCTGGACCTGGGTTCCGGCGCCGGTTTTGATGCCTTTTTAGCGGCACGGCAGGTCGGCCCCGGCGGTAAGGTCATCGGCGTAGACATGACTCCGGACATGTTGTCCAAGGCTAAGGCCAACGCCGTCAAAGGCGGCATTACCAACGTCGAGTTCCGTCAGGGTGAAATCGAAGAATTGCCGGTGGAATCCGGCACTGTGGACACCGTCATTTCCAACTGCGTTATCAACCTGTCGCCGGATAAGCCGAAAGTGTTCGCCGAGGCGTTCCGGGTGCTTAAGCCGGGCGGACGTATCGCCGTGTCGGACATCGTCCTGACCGAACCCCTGCCCGACTACGTCCGCAACTCAGTAGCAGCCTATACTGCTTGTGTCGCCGGTGCGATTCTCAAAGAAACCTATCTTGACGCCATTAAAAAAGCAGGGTTTGAACATGTCGTAATTGTCGGCGAAAATGTCTTTGACCTGGATTTTCTGGATATGGCGCCGAAGTTACTGAAAGAGGCGGAACCGCTAGGATTGACCGAAGAGAAGATCCAGCATATCTCTGAAACTATTGTCAGTATCAGGGTGTCGGCGGTAAAGCCTGTCTAA
- a CDS encoding tRNA(Ile)-lysidine synthetase: protein MIKSVELFEKQVLDFIRCHDMLSTGDRVVVAVSGGADSVCLLKTLHKYSTTLGISLHVAHLDHGLRGADSDADARFVRHLADMMGLPSTIEARDVQGYRQQRTLSLEEAAREVRYGFLAEVADNIGAAAVAVAHTKSDHIETVMLHLLRGSGLSGLVGLKETVMLQYEGVRPLRVIRPLICVTRAEVEAYCRELEIDYRHDATNESLTPTRNRVRRQLLPELRRDFNPRVDDALDKLSRLAADDVNFIEIQAQLIVSGLVRTRSEVCVIDKAALSGIHPALRRAGLRLLLTQVLGSPKDIEAVHIEDMLDLAEGNAGRSVDLPDGMVFVAGYTELYLGRDLSGLNPFPLLEGEHRLTIPGTTEIPGWKITASIINGLDSPPDCPRPQTAETMDFDKMGQELFVRPRLPGDTFQPSGMDGSKKLKNFFIDAKVARPWRGRIPLVVNPEHIVWVVGYRLDERVKVTVATKNILRLEFIQA from the coding sequence ATGATTAAATCAGTGGAACTTTTTGAAAAACAGGTGCTGGATTTCATCCGCTGTCATGACATGCTGTCAACGGGTGACAGAGTGGTGGTGGCGGTATCCGGCGGTGCCGATTCAGTTTGCCTGCTAAAAACTTTACATAAATATAGCACAACTCTCGGCATCAGCCTTCATGTTGCCCATCTTGATCATGGTCTTCGTGGTGCAGACTCTGACGCCGACGCCAGATTTGTCCGCCATCTTGCTGACATGATGGGTTTGCCGTCAACAATAGAGGCCCGGGATGTCCAGGGCTACCGTCAGCAGCGCACACTGTCACTGGAGGAAGCTGCCCGTGAGGTGCGCTATGGTTTTCTGGCCGAGGTCGCCGACAACATCGGGGCGGCGGCAGTGGCCGTGGCCCACACGAAGTCCGACCATATCGAAACAGTTATGCTCCATCTGCTCCGAGGCAGCGGTCTGTCCGGCCTTGTAGGCTTAAAAGAGACCGTTATGCTGCAATATGAAGGAGTTCGGCCTCTTAGGGTTATCCGTCCTTTGATTTGTGTTACACGGGCTGAGGTGGAGGCTTACTGCCGGGAACTGGAAATTGATTACCGTCACGATGCTACCAATGAGTCGCTGACGCCCACCCGCAACCGTGTCCGGCGGCAATTGCTGCCGGAACTCCGGCGTGATTTCAATCCCCGCGTTGATGATGCTCTGGACAAGTTGTCCCGCCTGGCTGCTGATGATGTGAACTTCATCGAAATCCAGGCACAATTAATAGTGTCCGGCCTTGTACGCACTCGTAGTGAGGTGTGCGTCATAGACAAAGCCGCTTTGTCAGGCATTCATCCAGCCCTCAGGCGCGCCGGACTGCGGCTTTTATTGACACAGGTGCTGGGTAGTCCCAAAGACATTGAAGCTGTTCATATTGAAGACATGCTTGATCTGGCTGAGGGTAACGCTGGACGGTCTGTTGACTTACCGGATGGCATGGTCTTTGTGGCGGGTTATACAGAGTTGTACCTGGGGCGTGACTTGTCCGGCTTGAACCCGTTCCCGCTGCTGGAAGGGGAGCATAGATTGACTATCCCCGGCACGACCGAGATTCCGGGGTGGAAAATCACGGCTTCAATTATCAATGGTTTAGACAGTCCACCGGATTGTCCGAGGCCTCAAACAGCCGAAACCATGGATTTTGATAAGATGGGACAAGAACTGTTTGTCCGTCCCCGCCTCCCCGGCGATACATTTCAACCGTCGGGTATGGATGGCTCTAAAAAACTGAAGAACTTTTTCATTGACGCCAAGGTGGCACGGCCGTGGCGCGGCCGCATACCGTTAGTTGTCAACCCTGAACACATCGTCTGGGTGGTGGGCTACCGTCTTGATGAACGGGTGAAAGTAACCGTTGCGACCAAAAATATCTTGAGGCTGGAATTCATCCAAGCTTAG
- a CDS encoding phosphoglycerate mutase family, protein MTKIFIARHAETDWNRYKRIQGGGSDTPLNETGLKQIKCLAGRLAPEKLEAIVSSPLGRARATAEAIALEHGHINIELEPDLREIDAGELEGRTAKEIGGGLGLLLTAETPDGLPRLPGGESLTDVRDRAWHVIEKLVARFPGGEVLVVSHYFVIIGIICRVLGLPPEAIRDFRMNTGSLSVIEVDAAGAKLLVFNESCFQIDSQPW, encoded by the coding sequence TTGACTAAAATTTTTATCGCCCGTCACGCTGAAACCGACTGGAACCGTTACAAACGAATCCAGGGCGGCGGCTCAGATACTCCGCTGAACGAAACCGGACTGAAGCAGATCAAATGCCTGGCTGGTCGGCTGGCGCCAGAGAAACTTGAAGCCATCGTATCCAGTCCGCTGGGGCGGGCCAGGGCGACGGCTGAAGCCATTGCCTTGGAGCATGGTCACATCAACATCGAACTTGAACCGGATTTGAGAGAGATCGACGCAGGGGAGCTCGAAGGGCGTACGGCCAAGGAGATCGGTGGTGGTTTGGGGCTGCTTTTGACCGCCGAAACACCGGACGGTTTGCCCCGGCTCCCCGGCGGGGAATCTCTGACTGACGTCCGTGACCGCGCCTGGCATGTCATTGAAAAACTGGTGGCGCGGTTTCCTGGCGGCGAGGTGCTGGTTGTCAGTCATTACTTTGTGATTATCGGCATAATTTGCCGCGTTCTGGGTCTGCCGCCCGAAGCCATCCGTGATTTCAGGATGAACACCGGCAGCCTTTCTGTCATCGAAGTTGATGCGGCGGGTGCGAAACTACTCGTTTTCAACGAGTCCTGTTTTCAAATCGATAGTCAACCCTGGTAG
- a CDS encoding Ste24 endopeptidase, which yields MAELDAERQRQAAEYGIKRRRLGVTSFIVGGIFIAVLLLSPLSNSIAGRLPDSPVLAAALYFVLLMFAYDLVTLPLSYFSGLALPRHYGLSKQNVQGWLGDHYKSLSMGIVLGSIAVAVLYFLIQRWPEGWWLLAWAGLMVVSLVLTVLAPVLIIPLFFKMKPMQAGELKDRLEALVSRTGVTVGGIYIIEFSEKTSQANAAVMGLGKTKRVAISDTLIEQYSPEEIELVMAHELAHQRHGDVWRLFGFQAGTFLIIFSLGSGIFDYLSGLMDYVNLTDPAALPLLLTSFFVASIPVLPLSGWFSRRLEMAADAYALKLTDNPQVFISAMTKLTDQNLSEARSPSFFERLGQGHPSYTDRVRMAREFSENSTQNKLIGQDL from the coding sequence ATGGCTGAACTTGATGCCGAACGCCAGCGGCAGGCTGCGGAGTATGGCATCAAGCGCCGCCGCCTGGGAGTAACAAGTTTCATAGTCGGCGGGATTTTCATTGCCGTGCTGCTGTTGTCCCCTCTGTCCAACAGCATCGCCGGGCGTTTGCCCGATTCGCCGGTTCTGGCCGCGGCGCTGTATTTTGTTTTACTGATGTTTGCTTACGACCTGGTAACGCTGCCTCTGAGTTATTTTAGCGGGCTGGCACTGCCGCGGCACTACGGTCTGTCAAAACAAAATGTCCAGGGATGGCTCGGCGACCACTACAAGTCATTGTCCATGGGTATCGTATTGGGTTCTATTGCTGTGGCGGTTCTATACTTTCTGATACAGCGCTGGCCTGAGGGATGGTGGTTGCTGGCCTGGGCAGGTTTAATGGTGGTCAGCCTGGTTTTGACCGTACTGGCACCGGTGTTGATCATTCCTCTTTTCTTTAAAATGAAACCGATGCAGGCGGGAGAGTTGAAAGACAGATTGGAAGCCCTTGTTTCACGAACCGGAGTCACCGTTGGCGGCATTTATATCATCGAATTTTCGGAAAAAACTTCTCAGGCTAATGCTGCGGTTATGGGTTTGGGAAAGACCAAAAGAGTAGCTATTTCCGACACTCTTATCGAGCAATACTCACCGGAAGAGATTGAACTGGTTATGGCGCATGAACTGGCGCACCAGCGCCACGGCGACGTTTGGCGGTTATTCGGGTTTCAAGCCGGCACCTTTCTGATTATCTTCAGTCTGGGATCTGGAATATTTGATTATCTGTCCGGACTGATGGATTATGTCAACTTAACCGATCCCGCCGCTCTGCCGCTGTTGTTGACTAGCTTTTTTGTTGCTTCAATACCGGTGCTGCCCCTGTCCGGCTGGTTCAGTCGCAGACTGGAGATGGCGGCTGACGCCTACGCACTTAAACTCACCGATAATCCGCAAGTTTTCATTTCGGCTATGACCAAACTCACCGACCAGAACTTGTCTGAGGCCCGCTCGCCGAGTTTTTTTGAAAGGCTGGGACAAGGTCATCCCAGCTATACAGATCGGGTAAGGATGGCACGAGAATTCTCTGAGAATTCAACTCAGAATAAATTGATCGGCCAGGATTTATGA
- a CDS encoding hemolysin containing CBS domain: protein MSIETVYLLLLILCLLLSMFFSSSETAFISLSRYRLQTMVENDVKGAKIVSRLIAKPERLLSTVLLGNNFVNVAASALATVLSISIFGEHNGVIIATIGLTILLLIFGEVTPKTAATRHAEKIALFYARPISFLSWLFTPFVTALSWIASAFMKLLGGGKTYHRSFFNEEEIRGMIDVGHQEGTVEKDEAEMLHAVLDFRERPVYEVLVPRPEVVAIEKGTQLKDFFKVYEKTPMSRFPVYEENMDSVAGILSIKDVLMAQAKGEVGLEDPIDDLIRPAYFAPETKPIGELFNEMRDKNFRMSVLVDEYGGTAGVVSLSRLMEEIVGPVGDELAHAEKDYESINENTFQIDGGMRIEEANEQMGLDLPEDDDYETIAGFVLKLLGQIPRQGQVLRHNGLKLVITRMRGKKVEEVLVTREKRTTQAATGQEAAAKSAARKPTTPATGGQGTSSRS, encoded by the coding sequence ATGTCAATAGAAACCGTATATCTACTCCTCCTCATCTTATGTCTCTTGCTGTCAATGTTTTTTTCCAGCTCCGAGACAGCTTTCATCTCTCTCTCCCGTTACCGGCTGCAGACTATGGTGGAAAACGACGTTAAAGGCGCCAAAATAGTATCGCGCTTGATCGCAAAACCGGAACGGCTGCTATCAACCGTCCTTTTGGGCAATAACTTCGTAAATGTGGCCGCCTCGGCGCTGGCCACAGTGCTGTCCATCTCAATATTTGGTGAACATAACGGCGTCATCATAGCCACTATCGGCTTGACGATTCTCCTGCTAATCTTTGGAGAGGTAACGCCAAAAACGGCAGCGACACGGCATGCCGAAAAAATAGCTTTGTTCTATGCCCGTCCCATAAGTTTCCTGTCATGGTTGTTCACTCCGTTTGTTACCGCACTGTCCTGGATCGCTTCGGCATTTATGAAACTGCTGGGCGGCGGAAAAACCTACCATCGCTCGTTTTTCAATGAAGAGGAAATTCGGGGCATGATTGATGTCGGCCACCAGGAAGGCACGGTGGAAAAAGATGAAGCGGAGATGCTGCATGCTGTCCTGGATTTCCGTGAACGGCCGGTGTACGAGGTGCTGGTGCCGCGGCCGGAGGTGGTGGCCATAGAAAAAGGCACACAGTTGAAAGACTTCTTCAAGGTCTATGAGAAAACCCCTATGTCACGTTTTCCGGTTTATGAAGAGAATATGGACAGCGTTGCGGGCATTCTATCAATCAAAGATGTGTTGATGGCCCAGGCAAAAGGTGAAGTCGGCCTTGAAGATCCAATTGATGACTTGATCCGCCCTGCTTATTTTGCGCCGGAGACCAAACCCATCGGCGAACTTTTTAACGAAATGCGCGACAAGAACTTTCGCATGTCGGTGCTGGTGGACGAATACGGTGGTACCGCCGGTGTTGTCTCGCTGTCCCGCTTAATGGAAGAGATCGTCGGCCCGGTGGGCGATGAATTGGCGCATGCGGAAAAAGATTACGAATCGATTAACGAAAACACCTTTCAGATTGACGGCGGGATGCGGATTGAAGAAGCTAACGAGCAAATGGGACTGGACCTGCCGGAAGACGATGACTATGAAACTATTGCCGGTTTTGTATTGAAACTGTTGGGGCAAATCCCGCGTCAGGGCCAGGTGCTGCGGCACAACGGTCTTAAACTGGTTATCACCCGGATGCGTGGTAAAAAAGTTGAGGAAGTGTTGGTTACCCGGGAGAAGCGAACCACCCAGGCGGCGACAGGTCAGGAAGCTGCCGCCAAAAGCGCTGCCAGGAAACCCACAACCCCCGCCACCGGCGGTCAAGGCACAAGCTCCAGGTCCTGA
- the hypE gene encoding [NiFe] hydrogenase metallocenter assembly protein HypE translates to MEKSKQVLLAHGSGGKLSQELVRQMFVGELANETLLRMDDAACFSLDGGRLAFTTDSYVVSPLFFPGGDIGKLAVCGTVNDLSTSGATPKYLSLAMIIEEGLPIDELARVVQSIKAAAAEAGVSIVTGDTKVVNRGKADKLFVNTSGIGVIPSGLDISGINAKPGDIVMLSGSIGDHGMAIMAQREGFNFKVPVESDCAPLNGMIGSMLEVSKKVHVLRDPTRGGLATTLNEIAAQSNVGISIKESSIPVKEAVRTACELLGFDPLYVANEGKMIAIVAKEDADKVLQAMRGHRYGSEAVVIGEVTTERTGKVILTTALGTRRVLDMLSGELLPRIC, encoded by the coding sequence TTGGAAAAATCTAAACAGGTGCTTTTAGCCCATGGTTCCGGCGGAAAATTGAGCCAGGAACTGGTGCGGCAGATGTTTGTCGGCGAACTGGCGAATGAAACGCTGTTACGCATGGATGATGCCGCTTGTTTCAGTCTGGATGGAGGCAGGCTGGCCTTTACCACCGACAGCTATGTTGTCAGCCCGCTCTTTTTTCCAGGCGGCGACATCGGCAAACTGGCTGTTTGCGGCACGGTAAATGATCTATCTACCAGCGGCGCTACACCCAAATACCTCAGTTTAGCCATGATCATTGAAGAGGGTTTACCCATTGACGAACTGGCCAGGGTTGTCCAGAGTATAAAGGCGGCCGCCGCCGAAGCCGGAGTAAGTATCGTTACCGGCGACACCAAGGTGGTCAACCGGGGCAAGGCGGATAAATTATTTGTCAATACCTCCGGCATAGGAGTTATCCCATCTGGTTTGGATATTTCCGGTATCAATGCCAAACCAGGGGATATTGTTATGTTAAGTGGTAGTATCGGCGATCACGGGATGGCTATTATGGCGCAGCGCGAGGGGTTCAATTTTAAGGTACCAGTGGAAAGTGATTGTGCTCCGCTGAACGGCATGATTGGCTCGATGCTCGAAGTTTCAAAAAAGGTTCACGTTCTGCGCGACCCCACCCGTGGCGGTCTGGCCACCACTTTGAACGAGATCGCCGCTCAGTCTAACGTCGGCATCAGTATCAAGGAGTCATCAATACCGGTAAAAGAAGCGGTCAGGACGGCTTGCGAATTATTGGGTTTTGACCCGCTGTACGTGGCTAACGAAGGCAAGATGATCGCCATCGTCGCCAAAGAAGACGCAGACAAGGTTCTACAGGCTATGCGAGGCCATCGTTACGGGTCTGAGGCGGTTGTTATCGGTGAGGTGACTACAGAAAGAACGGGTAAGGTCATCCTCACGACGGCACTGGGGACGCGCCGGGTTCTAGATATGCTCTCCGGAGAGCTGTTACCGAGAATCTGCTAG
- the hypD gene encoding [NiFe] hydrogenase metallocenter assembly protein HypD encodes MKFATEFRDSALAKKLLDNIRRKSTKPANIMEFCGGHTVAIFRYGLRDLLPPHLKLLSGPGCPVCVTSSADLDKVMALAAMPDVIITTFGDLIKVPASYGSLDRARAAGADVRTVYSTLDALDIARGNPAKKVVFVGIGFETTAPTIAAAIIQAAGEKLNNFSVISLHKVTPPVTKVLLDAGEVKLQGIICPGHVSAIVGADAWNFIPERYGIACAVSGFEPLDILHCVSLIVNQIESGEPKVETAYSRAVKDEGNPVALKMLDRVFEPATANWRGIGDIPGSGLKIRPEFAAYDADKVFDIKLDKPSKEPAGCLCGEVIRAVKTPEDCKLFRKVCTPENPVGPCMVSSEGSCAAYYHFAEAID; translated from the coding sequence ATGAAATTCGCGACTGAGTTCAGAGACTCGGCCCTGGCCAAAAAGCTCCTCGACAACATCCGGCGTAAATCAACCAAACCGGCCAATATAATGGAGTTCTGTGGCGGCCATACGGTGGCGATATTCCGTTACGGCCTGCGTGATCTGTTGCCGCCGCATTTGAAACTGCTGTCGGGTCCCGGCTGTCCGGTGTGTGTGACTTCCAGCGCCGACCTTGATAAGGTCATGGCTTTGGCGGCCATGCCGGATGTCATTATCACTACCTTCGGCGACCTGATAAAGGTTCCGGCCAGCTACGGCAGTCTTGACCGGGCCAGAGCCGCCGGTGCCGATGTCCGGACTGTCTACTCTACCCTAGACGCCTTGGACATAGCCCGCGGGAACCCGGCTAAAAAAGTGGTATTTGTCGGTATAGGTTTTGAGACGACGGCGCCGACTATCGCTGCTGCCATTATTCAGGCTGCCGGGGAAAAACTCAATAACTTCTCGGTCATATCTCTGCACAAGGTGACACCACCGGTAACCAAAGTACTATTGGACGCCGGGGAGGTCAAACTTCAGGGTATCATCTGCCCGGGGCACGTTTCGGCTATTGTCGGGGCGGACGCATGGAACTTTATACCGGAACGCTACGGTATTGCCTGCGCTGTTTCCGGTTTTGAACCCCTGGACATTTTACATTGCGTAAGTTTGATTGTGAACCAGATTGAGTCGGGCGAGCCAAAGGTGGAAACGGCATACAGCCGCGCGGTTAAAGACGAGGGCAACCCGGTGGCCCTGAAAATGCTTGACCGGGTCTTTGAGCCGGCGACGGCAAACTGGCGCGGTATCGGTGATATTCCCGGTAGCGGGCTGAAGATCCGGCCAGAGTTTGCCGCTTACGACGCCGACAAAGTATTTGACATAAAACTTGATAAACCTTCGAAGGAACCGGCGGGTTGCCTGTGCGGTGAGGTTATCAGGGCAGTGAAAACTCCGGAAGACTGCAAGCTGTTCCGTAAAGTCTGCACTCCGGAGAATCCGGTCGGACCGTGCATGGTTTCCAGTGAAGGTTCCTGTGCCGCTTATTATCATTTTGCAGAAGCGATCGATTAA
- the hypC gene encoding [NiFe] hydrogenase metallocenter assembly protein HypC: protein MCLAVPARIIKIDGMVAEVDMAGTTVRASLIMVPDAKMGDYVLLHTGFAIQVLDENDALETLKLFQEMEMIPET, encoded by the coding sequence ATGTGTTTAGCGGTACCGGCCCGGATCATAAAAATTGACGGTATGGTGGCTGAAGTAGACATGGCGGGTACTACCGTACGCGCCAGTCTGATAATGGTGCCTGACGCCAAGATGGGTGATTATGTTTTGCTTCACACCGGTTTTGCCATCCAGGTTCTTGACGAGAACGACGCACTGGAAACTCTCAAGTTATTCCAGGAAATGGAAATGATACCGGAGACTTAA